TGCTTGTGCGGATGCAGCAGGAAAAGACGCAGCTCGTCCTGCTTACAGATGAGTATGGTGGCACGTCGGGAATCGTTACGGTCGAAGATATCATTGAAGAAATCGTAGGAGACATCCGGGATGAATTCGATGAAGAAGAGGAAGAGATCGTCAAGGAAGAAGACGGGAGCTTTCTGATCGATGGGAAAGTGTCGATCGTAGACGTGAACCACTACTTTGAACTGGAGCTCGAGAACGGAGATGTCGACACGATTTCGGGATGGATTCTGAAAAACGATGTCGATGCCGGAGAAGGTACGATTCTTCAGCACGGCCCGCACAGCTTCGAAGTGGCGAGCAAAGAAAACGGGCAGATCAGAAAAGTGAAACTGTCGTTATAATTGAAAAAAGCGTGCTTCCGATAAGGGAAGCACGCTTTTTTTACGGGTGTTCTTTTCCTTTTTAAGGATTTTTACTAGTTATTTAGAATCTTTATATTATCATTATCATCCATTTTTTTCTGTTCAATTATTAATTTATGTAAGAAATATACTTTTATATAAGTCTTTTTAATCTTTTTTATGTATGTGAATTGCGTTCTAATTAACCAGTTTAAAAGAAAATGGGTGATTGACGGAACTTTTTCCATGAAAGGGCTTTATCAAAGGTGCGGTATGGGATGGAGACGGATGGGGAAGGGGCCGATGGGAATCGTGTCGCTTTCATCCTCTTTTCGTCGAAATGGTGCGGTTTTTGTCAGAATACGCGTTTATGTTATACTACTCCACATGTGTTTTTGAAATAAGGTTGTAAACATCGAGGAGGGTAATTTGTGGAGTTTGATTTAACTCTTGCCACATGGTGTTGGCTGCTTATTCCAATGCCGTTGTTAATTATCATATGCATCATTACATTCTTTACAGAAAAGGGAGAGAAGTGAATCACCAATGGACATAAACATTCAAACCTTAATCGCAATTATTGTATACCTCGTAGGGATGCAGATCGTCGGTTACGTCGCCGCCCGGTTGACGAGCGATCTGTCTGACTACGTGCTTGGGGGAAGAAGACTGACCCCTGGTGTCGCCGCCCTGAGTGCCGGATCCTCGGACATGAGTGGATGGCTGATGCTCGGACTTCCTGGTGCGATGTACCTCACCGGAATGAACTCGATCTGGCTTGCGATCGGTCTTGCTACCGGAGCGTTCATGAACTGGCAGTTCGTTGCCAAGCCGTTCCGTGTCTACACCGAAGTCGCGAAGGATTCCATCACGGTTCCGGATTTCTTTGAGAACCGTTTCCACGATCATACGAAAGTGCTTCGTGTATTATCTGCGATCATCATCTTGATCTTCTTTACTTTCTATACATCTTCCAGTCTCGTAGGAGGTGCGGTGCTGCTGGAGAACTCCTTCGGTATGAACTACCGACTTGCTTTATGGGTAGGTGCCGCTGTTATTCTTTCCTATACGCTGTTCGGCGGGTTCCTTGCCGCGAGCTGGACCGACTTTATCCAGGGAATCTTGATGTTCCTTGCGTTGATTATCATACCGATTGTTGCCATTCAAGAACTCGGCGGCTGGAATGAAACCGTCCAGGCAATTGGAAATATGGATACGTCTTATCTTGACGTCTATTCCGGCGTGACGGTCATCAGTGTCGTGTCGCTGCTTGCCTGGGGACTCGGTTACTTTGGACAGCCACATATCGTCGTACGATTCATGGGAATCCGTTCAACGAAAGACATCCCGAAAGCGCGGATGATTGGTATGGGTTGGATGATCATTTCCCTGTTCGGCGCGATATTTGTCGGTTTTGCCGGTATCGCTTATTTCGCTGATGCACCGCTTGCCAATTCGGAAACGGTCTTCATCATGTTCTCGCAGGTATTGTTTAACCCATGGGTCGCCGGGTTCCTGCTGGCAGCGATTCTGTCTGCCATTATGAGTACGGTCGATTCCCAGCTGCTTGTATCTTCCAGTGCCCTGGCGCAGGACTTCTATAAAGCGATCTTCCGTAAAGAAGCGAGCCAGAAAGAAGAGATGATCGTCGGCCGTATTTCCGTTATCGGAATTGCGTTCATCGCTGTCCTGCTTGGATATGACCGCGATAGTAAAGTGCTTGAGCTGGTCAGTTATGCATGGGCAGGTTTCGGTGCTGCATTCGGTCCGTTGATTCTGCTTGCCTTGTTCTGGAAGCGGATGACGCGTAACGGTGCGGTAGCGGGGATTCTCGTCGGTGCCGTCACGGTCATCGTCTGGAGCAGCCTGGAAGGTGGAATCTTCGACCTTTACGAGCTTGCCCCTGGGTTTGTGTTCTCCTTCCTGTCTATTATTATTGTCAGTCTGATCGGCAAAGAGCCGCCTCAATCCGTGCAGGATGAGTACGATCAGTATAAAGAGAAAATGAAACAGGCATAAGCTGTGAGCCCTCTATCCTTGGGTAGGGGGCTTTTCGTTTGTTAAAGAAGGTATATCTAGGGGGGGGAGGGGCTCCGGGAAATGGGACGCTTTCCACGGGGCGGCCGGTGAGCCTCCTCATCGCGTTGCTCTTCCGGGGTCTCACCTGTTCCGCTAATCCCGCTGGAGTCTGCCCATTTCCCTCCGCCCCTGCTACATTTATCCTCTAATAATCAGTTGAAGAAAGCCGCTAGTGTGTTTGTCAGGGCAGAAAATTCCGTTTTTATATGGAGTGAAGAAATATTTAAGGGTGAGCTCCTGTACTTTTTCTAATACTCGTTCTGTGGAATGTCTTCCTGAGTCGTCGGTCAGACATTTTTACCAGGATTGTAAATTATATGGGAAGTGGTATTGTAAATATTGTGTAAAGACAGTGGACGAATACTTCTGCTTGTCTTCTAATAGCTTTATTATAGAAAGAAATGTTTGTTCATAAGCCTTCACTAAATAGAAAAAAGAGTGGGGAATGACATGGAGAACTGGCTGTTGGATATGATGAACAATTATGGGTACATAGGGATTTTACTGCTGATCGCTTTGGAAAATGTGTTTCCACCGATCCCGTCAGAGGTCATCCTTACGTTCGGTGGATTTCTTACGACTTCGACCTATATGAGCGTGGCCGGTGTCGTTGCGGCATCGACGGCAGGTTCTGTGATCGGGGCGCTCGTGTTGTACGGTATTGGCCTGCAGCTCGATGTGGAGCGGATGGAGAAGCTCATCGACCGCTACGGGCGTGTGTTGAGATTGACGAAGGAAGATGTCTGGAAAGCAGACCGCTGGTTCGATAAGTACGGCCCGTGGACGGTATTCTTCTGCCGGTTCGTGCCGCTGGTCCGCAGTTTGATTTCGATTCCGGCGGGGATGTCGAACATGCCGCTCGGTATTTTTCTGCTGTTGACGACGCTAGGGACATTGATATGGAATGTCGTACTCGTCAACGTCGGTGCTTCTGTAGGCGAGTCCTGGACGGAAGTTGTCCGCTATATGGACGTGTATTCTACCATTATCTATATCCTTTTGGGGATAGCCTTCCTTCTCTTCGTTCTGCTGTACTTGAAGAAGAAAAGAAGGAAGAAATAGAGGAGAGAAGTCAATGGGATTGTGGGTATTCCTTGTTGCTGTCGTGCTCGGCTTTGTAGAGGGATTGACCGAGTTTGCACCTGTATCATCGACCGGGCATATGATCATCGTCGATGAGCTTTGGCTGCACTCCAAGGAGCTGTTCAGCGAACCGGTCGCCAACACGTTCAAAGTGGTCATCCAATTAGGTTCCATCCTTGCTGTTGTCGTCATTTTCAAAGACAAATTCAAACAGATGCTTCACGTAGGGAAGCCCGTGGATAGAAGCGGACCGAAGCTGAAGCTTTCACAGGTCATCGTCGGCATCATTCCCGCGGGGATTCTCGGATTTCTATTTGAAGATTATATTGATACGTATCTTTTTTCCGTTCAGACGGTCATTATCGGCCTTGCTGCCGGAGCCGTCCTTATGATCTTTGCCGATTATTATCAGAAAGGACAGAGACACACGACGATGACGGTCGACCGCATCACATACCGGCAGGCGTTTGGGATGGGACTGTTTCAATGTATCGGCCTGTGGCCGGGGTTCTCAAGGTCCGGATCGACGATTTCAGGAGGGGTGCTTCTCGGAATGAGCCACCGGGCGTCCTCGGATTTCACGTTCATCATAGCTGTCCCGATCATGCTCGGTGCGAGTGGGCTGTCTTTGATGAAGAACCTGGAATACTTCACGGTTGATGCGTTTCCGTTCATTGCCGTCGGTTTCATCAGTGCATTCGTGTTTTCGCTTGTGTCGATCCGCTTCTTCCTGAAGCTGATCAACAGGATCAAGCTCGTTCCGTTCGCCATCTACCGAATCCTGCTTGCCGGCTTGTTGTATATGCTGTATTTTTGAAGGAAGCTGCCGCCCCCTTGAGGATGGCAGCTTTTTTGTTGTTCATAAGAGGAGGGGTTGCGGAAAAAGCGGTGTTTTCCATGGGCATCCGGTTCGTGTCCTCTTTCTTTACATACATCAACACCGGGCGTGCTCCTGCAACGAACGGCTTTAGTCAGGAGGTTTCTTTTTGGCGTTTGAATATCAGTTCATAGTAGGAAGGAATGCCGTAGCTGCTTGATCCTGGTGCAAAGATCTGGACCAGTTCCCATCCGTCCTTTGCCTGTTCGTGAACGACTTCGTGGTAGTCATTTTCCGGCTTCCTGCGTAACGAAGATAGTTCCAACTTGATGAATTTATGTTCATACATGTGCGACACCTCCAGATTATATTCTTCTATACGTATCAACTACACGTTTGTTTCAAAAATCTGGTAGGATATAATCGGGAGGAGGGAGACGGTTGGTATCTTTCATTTTCATCGTTATCATATTCTTCATATGTATGAGCATCAGCTCTGTAATGAATGTGCTGCTAAAAACGACGGGGAAGCGGGACTGGTTCCTTTCATTCGTGCTGAGTCTTGCCATTGCTCTCTTCGCTTCCGGTGTACTTTGAAGAGATGGAAAGGGAGGAAATGGGGATGGATTTTTTCGGATGGAATGTGGTTCTTGATAAGAGCTTGAAACCATACATAGATAAGGACCATCAACGGATGGCGGTGCTTACCGCAGAAGATGACGACATCCATATAGCACTCGAGATGGATGAGGACGGGAGCCTCGTCATGCATCCGAGGTGGAACGTCAAAATCGTTCTAAGGGAAGAGAAGCTGGTCGAGCTTACAACGAACAGCTGAGAGGAGAGGTTTGAAACCATCATGAAGAAAACACGATGGATGTTGGGCGTTCTGTTTGTACTTGCCGCCTGTCAAAACAGCCAGGCTTCCAGTGGACTTACCGTGAAGCCGGCGGAGCTTTCGGAAGAAGGAGAAGTATTGGCAAAACAGATCTATGCGGATTTCAAAATGTTCTACACGCTTGATGGAAGCATTGGAGAAGATGAGGTGGTCGTCGCTTCCATGACGACCTATGAGAATGGGAAAGAAACGGCAGAGGCGCTGTCTACTTTTGAATCCTGGGAAGGAGGGGACTTTGAGGAAGCACTTCATTCGTTCCAGCTGTTGAGGTCTGAGGAAGGAGTGGACTTCATCATAGGTTCCCCGGAAGGGTATGTGGCTTCCAGTCACAGTGGTCAAGGGGAGAAGGAGGAGATGGGATATATCTTTCAATCTCTTGAACAGGAAGAAACTCTCGAAAAAGGCCGCCCCCTTTATGTGGGCTATGTGAAAGGTTCCACCGGTAATTCCTTAGAAGCACCAGGGATAGGGGACGCTCACACTTTTCCTGAAGATCTGAAACAGGCGGAAGAAGCGATTGTCCTTGAGCTTCAAATCAAAAACAAACACGATATAGAATGAAGAATCCCCGGCTGCGAGGCAAGCCGGGGATTCTTATCATGATCCTATCTTTCTGTATTCTTCGGCCATTTCCAGCTCCTTCGTCTGCGTGAAGGCACTCACGATGACGACGAGTGCAATATTTGTAAGCAATCCGAGAATCCCCGGGTTGATATCAAGCGGCTGGCTGTCTGCGACAAGTTGGTAGTAGTAGTTGACGATTGTTCCGACGATCATGCCGGTTACGACAGCGGGTGCAGTGACACGTTTAGAATAAAGGGCGGCATACACGCCCGGGGCAAATTGAACAATGGAGCCATAAGCTCCGAGCAGCAGGGCGATAAGCCCCTGTCCTCCGAAAACGGTGATGAAGTAGGCGAGTCCACCGATTACGAAGACGCCGATCCGCATAATGAGAAGCGTCTGTTTCGATGACAAATCTTTTTTGACATTTTTGATGAAGCCGTCCGTCAGCTCAAGAGAGGCGCTGTGGGTGATGGCGTCGGCCGTACTCATCGCGGCGGCAAGCGCTCCGGCACCGACAAGGCCGTATACCCATCCAGGGAGGTTCATCACGGTCGTGATCAAGTAAGGAAGGATCTCATCCGGTGACCCGATCTGAGAGGGATCGATGACGTTGACGGAGGCGAAACCGACAAATAAAAGTGGAATTAGAAACAGGGCGAAGACCGGATAGACAAGCACTGTCTTCTTGATCGTCCGGGCTTTCGTCGCGTAGGATTTAGAGAATAAGTGCGGCCACATCAGGAACCCGATGGTCGATACGAGAATCATTGTCGTATAGGCCATGGCTGACATGGTCGATCCTTCTGCTCCGATCTGGAGGAAGCCTGGATTCGATTCCGTAAGATTTCGGAACATGTTCGGGATGCTGTCATGCAGCTGGTTGACGATTGTGATTCCGACGGTCCATGAAATGACGATCATGAGAATTCCCTGAAAGACATCCGACCAGGCTGCCGCCCGGAGCCCGCCGGTCGCGACATAAACGACAACGATGCCGTAGGAAAGAAGGGCGCCCAGCCAAATCGGGATTCTTCCTTCGGTCATGATGTTGAAGATGTAGGCCATTCCTTTCATCTGCGTCGCTAAATATTGAATGGAAGCAAGCAGTGTAATGATACCGATCAGCATCGCGAGTCCGCGGCTGGAATAGCGCTTCTGCAGGAAGCCGGAGACGGTATACAAGTTGTGCTTGCGGCCGATCTTACCGATTTTCGGACCAATTATGTACCACGGAAGAATGGCGAAAGCGGTGTAGGTGATGATGTACAGGGCGGGTGCTCCGCGGGAGAACGCCCATCCTGGAGCGCCGAGGAAGGAGAAAGCGCTGAAGACGGCTCCTCCCATGAGGAACCACATGACGAAGAGTCCCAGATTTCCGCCTGCAACGGTGAATTCCTCCAACGACTCTTTGTCCTGTTTGCGCCCGGCCAGGACACCGATAATTAAGGCGACGACTAAATAACCGATCATCATGATCATTGCGATCTGCCATTGTGTCATATCATTGTACCTCCTCTTCGTCCTTGTCCGGATCGAGACGATACAGGAATAGGACGATAATGAATGTGATGATGATCCAGAAGATCACCCAGAAAACGGAGAAGGGGAGCCCGATGATGAAGGGAGTCTCCCTGTTTCCGATGGCGAATAATGGAAACACCATCAATAAGAAAGGGGCAAGCAGTGATAGACAGTAGAGTTTAACGAATTGTTGTTTGCTCAATAGACATCCTCCTTTAGTTTGTGAAAGACGGTTTTTCCATCCAGGATCGTCTCATCGACGGTCACCTCAGGAAGTTGCTGGATAGGAGTATTCAGGACAGGGCGATCGAGGATGATCAAGTCTGCAAGCATTCCGGGCTTAAGGCTTCCTTTCACATCCTCTTCACCGCTTGCATAGGCCCCTCCCCACGTATAGGCACGAAGCGCTTCTTCCAGAGTGATTCCCTGCTCCGCGCCGACGGACCGTCCGGACTTCGATTGTCTGGTGATGGCTGCATGAATGCCGACGAACGGATCGGCGGTCGTAATCGGACTGTCCGAACCGATTGCAAATGGGATATCGTTTTGAGCGAAGGCGTGCAAGGGGAACATCGCTTCTATGCGATCCCCGTAGTCTTTCCGGTAACCGTCACCGAATTCGTGCAGGAAAGCGGGATTCGGGATCGGTACCGCCCGGACTGCTTTCAGGCGCTGGACGAGATCAGCCGGTGTGAACCCACTGTGCTCGATGCGGTGACGTGTGCCGGGACGTCCAGACCGGGCTCTTTCAAGCGTGGTCAAAAGCATGTCCACTGCTTGATCACCCATGGCGTGGGCCGTAAGCTGCCAGCCATGTTCATAAGCGGAGAGAAGGCTTCTGTCGAGGGCATGCTGATCCATGTAGAGCATACCGGAATCTGCAGGATTGCTTGTGTACCCTTCCCGCATTTTGCACGTCGGACCGCTGCTGCTGCCGTCAATGAACACTTTGGCAGGCCCGATCCGGAAAGAGTCATCCCCGACACCTGTAGCCATCCCGCTCCGGATGCCGGCCTCCACCATGGAAACGGAGTCCGAAAGCGAACCGTAAAGAGCGTATATGCGCTGCTTCAGCGTCTTTTCCTGTACCGCTTTTTGGAGATAGCGGATATGCTTCGTTCCATATCCGCCGGCATCGTGGACGCTTGTAATTCCTAATTCAAGAAAATCAGCGGAAGCGATCGCCAGACCCTTTTGGACCTCTTCTTCGGAGTAGTCCGCGTGTTGGAACATGGCCATATGGGCGGATTCCAATAAAAGTCCGGTCAAACGGCCGCTGGTGTCACGGTGGTACTTACCTCCTGGAGGATCGACGACTGAATCGGTGATACCCGTCAGTTCCAGAGCTTTCGTGTTGACGCAGGAGATGTGCCCGCACGTTCGAACGACGATGATCGGGTGCGAGGTGGACACTTTGTCCAAATCATCTCTCGTCAGGTGTCTCTGTTCTGCCAGATGATTCTGGTTATACCCCCAGCCCCGGATCCATTGTCCCTTCGGTATATCCTCTGCTTCCAGTAAGAGCTGGTCCAGCAGTTCCGGAATCGAATGGACCGCTTTGGCGTTTACGCCGAGCTGATTCGTTCCGTAAAGTTCGAGGTGGGCGTGCGCGTCGATGAACCCCGGCATCAACGTCCGTCCTTCCAGGTCTGTCACCTCCGTACCGCTTTCTACAAAAGCTTGTATCTCCTGATTTGTACCGACTCCAAGAATCCGGTTTCCGCCAATGGCGACCGCTTCGTGAACCGAGAAGCGATGATCGGATGTGAACACTTCCCCGTTGATAAATACTCGTGTCGCTTGCATCGTTGTCCCTCCTAGTCGATGTTGGCAATGCGTGATGCTGTTTGGTAGAGCAGTTCGACCCCTTTAGTCAAATCGTCCATTTCTGCGAATTCCAGCGGGTTGTGGCTGATCCCTTTTTCGCAGCGGACGAAAATCATTCCGTAATCACTGATGTACGACATGAACAACGCATCGTGGAACGGACCGCTCATCAAGACGGGAGAGTCATAGCCGAGTTTATCGTCCTCTTCCTTCATGATGTCTTTGATCCAGTCTGCGCAGTACCTCGGTTCACTCTTCGTATCTTCCGTGACGGAGAACTCCAGGTTATATTCCGTGGCAGCTGTTTCGATGATGGCATGCGTCTTTTTCTCTAAATTCGAACGCGCTTCGACATCGATATCGCGGAGATCGATCGTGAAGGAGACCTTCTCGGAAATGATGTTCCTTGAGTTCGGGAAGTTCTCGATGCTTCCGACGGTCCCGACCGTGTTCGGCGTTCCTTCCTCTTGGATAAGTGCGTTGAAATTCTTAATGATGGATGCCGCCCCAAGAAGAGCGTCCTGGCGCATGTTCATTGGTACGGACCCTGCATGTCCGGCGAATCCTTCCAAGGTAACGGTCAGCCAGATCGGTCCGGAAATAGCAGACACAATACCAATGGGTTTGTCCTTCGATTCCAGCACAGGTCCTTGTTCGATGTGCATTTCCAGGAAGGCTTCAATATCACCTGGTTTATACACCGGGCTTTGGGAAAGGTCCGGTTCGACGCCGAACTCCCGCAGCGCTTCCAAGCGTGTGACGCCCTCTTTGTCCTTCCGTTGAAGTTCGCCTTCCTCCAGCTGACCGATCAATCCTCGAACACCGAATACCCCTTTGTTGAAGCGGGAACCTTCTTCATCCGAAAAGCAGACGACTTCCATCGTTCGCTCCGCCTGCATGCCTTTGTCTTTCATCGTATGTACCACTTCAATAGCAGCCAGTGCGCCGGCCGTTCCGTCATACCTGCCGCCGTAGGGTTGGGAATCGATGTGCGAGCCCATCATCAAAATCGGAAGGTCGGGATTTTTTCCTTCTTTCCGGCCGATCAGATTACCGAATGTATCGATCTTCGTTTCAAGGCCGGCTTCCTCCATCCAGCCTTTGACGATATCCACCGCTTCTCGGTCTTTTTTCGAATGGGCGAGGCGGCAGACGCCGGTTTCTCCGATTTTTCCTATCTCCGCAAGCGTATTGATATGATTCTCGTATCTCGTATCATTGATTTCCATCGCTGCTCTCCTCCTTATTTGTACTCACTATATCAAGTTCGGAATTATCCGACAATTAACAAAATGTCAAAAGATGTTTGATTATTCTGTATAATAGAGGAGAGAGATTGTCTTTACATACTGCTTAAAGCTTGGATTCAAAGGGTTTAGGAGGCTGCTGTCTTTAAATGACAAAATGTCGGTTTTGGATAATATGTAATAATTTCCAAGGAGATGACGATCGGTGGGATTTTTCATCCATCACCTGAAACCATTTGTTTGAAGAAGAAGTGAAGGCAGCACTCGGATCTTGTGGAATGTATGAAGAAAGAAGGCGGGTATCTGTGAAGATCGGCCGCAAACAAGGAAAGAGGGGAAGCAGATGAATACGGTAAAAAGCTATTGGGATAAACGTTATGAAGCAGGCAAACTATGGGGCGATCAGCCGTGTCCTTCCGTGGCACTCGCTCTGCCTTTTCTCGTCGTGAATGGCGCCGGATCGATCCTCGTACCGGGCTGCGGGTACGGCCGGAACAGTCGCGCTTTTGCCGAGAGAGGTTTCCATGTGCTCGGAACAGATGTATCGTCCGAGGCACTCAGACAGGCAACGGCAGATAAACCGGAGGTAATGGAACAGCTGCGGTATGAGCGGATGGATATACGGGAAATGGCTGCCGGGGAATCTTTTGATGCCGTCTTCCTGTCGAACGTCCTGCATCTTTTTCTGGAGAAAGATCGGAAGAAGGTGCTCGCAGCGTGCGATAAGCATTTGCATAAGGGAGGCCTGCTGTTGTTTACGTGCCTTTCCACAGCAGATAAGAAAAATTATGGAACAGGGGCGGAAGTAGAGCCGCATACGTTCCACCATAACGGGAAGACCCTGCGCTTCTATGATAAACGGGCCGTGATGGACGAGCTTCCGGACGGGTACACACTGCTTGAATGCAGGGAGCATATTCAGACGGAATTGTATCCCTCGGGACAGCGGGAAGATCTCGTCCTATGGTTCGTTGCTGCCAGAAAAAAGGGGGCAGAATGATGGAATGGAATGGAGACGGGACCATGCGCCCCTGCAGCTCCTCCGATCATGCCGTCGTCACAAGAAAGATGAAAGCGTGGTGGGGAGGCAGGGAGCTGTCCCTGCCGAAACTTTTCTTTGATCACTTTCAGGACACCAGCTTTATCGTGGAGGTGAACGGGGAAATCGTCGGCTTTCTAATCGGTTTCTTATCCCAATCACGGGAGGAGGAAGCGTATATTCATTTTGTGGGGGTCGACCCGGCTTATCGAAAGCTGGGAATAGCGGCCGCGCTTTACGACAGGTTCTTTGAAAAAGTGGTGGAGCATGGCAGGTTGAGGGTACGGGCGATTACGTCTCCAGTCAATCGTTTATCAATCGCTTATCATACACGGATGGGATTTACCGTCGTTCCTGGAGATAAAGTAGTGGATGGTGTAGAGGTACA
This sequence is a window from Bacillus sp. SB49. Protein-coding genes within it:
- the putP gene encoding sodium/proline symporter PutP, translating into MDINIQTLIAIIVYLVGMQIVGYVAARLTSDLSDYVLGGRRLTPGVAALSAGSSDMSGWLMLGLPGAMYLTGMNSIWLAIGLATGAFMNWQFVAKPFRVYTEVAKDSITVPDFFENRFHDHTKVLRVLSAIIILIFFTFYTSSSLVGGAVLLENSFGMNYRLALWVGAAVILSYTLFGGFLAASWTDFIQGILMFLALIIIPIVAIQELGGWNETVQAIGNMDTSYLDVYSGVTVISVVSLLAWGLGYFGQPHIVVRFMGIRSTKDIPKARMIGMGWMIISLFGAIFVGFAGIAYFADAPLANSETVFIMFSQVLFNPWVAGFLLAAILSAIMSTVDSQLLVSSSALAQDFYKAIFRKEASQKEEMIVGRISVIGIAFIAVLLGYDRDSKVLELVSYAWAGFGAAFGPLILLALFWKRMTRNGAVAGILVGAVTVIVWSSLEGGIFDLYELAPGFVFSFLSIIIVSLIGKEPPQSVQDEYDQYKEKMKQA
- a CDS encoding DedA family protein encodes the protein MENWLLDMMNNYGYIGILLLIALENVFPPIPSEVILTFGGFLTTSTYMSVAGVVAASTAGSVIGALVLYGIGLQLDVERMEKLIDRYGRVLRLTKEDVWKADRWFDKYGPWTVFFCRFVPLVRSLISIPAGMSNMPLGIFLLLTTLGTLIWNVVLVNVGASVGESWTEVVRYMDVYSTIIYILLGIAFLLFVLLYLKKKRRKK
- a CDS encoding undecaprenyl-diphosphate phosphatase; this translates as MGLWVFLVAVVLGFVEGLTEFAPVSSTGHMIIVDELWLHSKELFSEPVANTFKVVIQLGSILAVVVIFKDKFKQMLHVGKPVDRSGPKLKLSQVIVGIIPAGILGFLFEDYIDTYLFSVQTVIIGLAAGAVLMIFADYYQKGQRHTTMTVDRITYRQAFGMGLFQCIGLWPGFSRSGSTISGGVLLGMSHRASSDFTFIIAVPIMLGASGLSLMKNLEYFTVDAFPFIAVGFISAFVFSLVSIRFFLKLINRIKLVPFAIYRILLAGLLYMLYF
- a CDS encoding DUF4177 domain-containing protein codes for the protein MYEHKFIKLELSSLRRKPENDYHEVVHEQAKDGWELVQIFAPGSSSYGIPSYYELIFKRQKETS
- a CDS encoding sodium:solute symporter family protein, yielding MTQWQIAMIMMIGYLVVALIIGVLAGRKQDKESLEEFTVAGGNLGLFVMWFLMGGAVFSAFSFLGAPGWAFSRGAPALYIITYTAFAILPWYIIGPKIGKIGRKHNLYTVSGFLQKRYSSRGLAMLIGIITLLASIQYLATQMKGMAYIFNIMTEGRIPIWLGALLSYGIVVVYVATGGLRAAAWSDVFQGILMIVISWTVGITIVNQLHDSIPNMFRNLTESNPGFLQIGAEGSTMSAMAYTTMILVSTIGFLMWPHLFSKSYATKARTIKKTVLVYPVFALFLIPLLFVGFASVNVIDPSQIGSPDEILPYLITTVMNLPGWVYGLVGAGALAAAMSTADAITHSASLELTDGFIKNVKKDLSSKQTLLIMRIGVFVIGGLAYFITVFGGQGLIALLLGAYGSIVQFAPGVYAALYSKRVTAPAVVTGMIVGTIVNYYYQLVADSQPLDINPGILGLLTNIALVVIVSAFTQTKELEMAEEYRKIGS
- a CDS encoding DUF3311 domain-containing protein, which encodes MSKQQFVKLYCLSLLAPFLLMVFPLFAIGNRETPFIIGLPFSVFWVIFWIIITFIIVLFLYRLDPDKDEEEVQ
- a CDS encoding amidohydrolase encodes the protein MQATRVFINGEVFTSDHRFSVHEAVAIGGNRILGVGTNQEIQAFVESGTEVTDLEGRTLMPGFIDAHAHLELYGTNQLGVNAKAVHSIPELLDQLLLEAEDIPKGQWIRGWGYNQNHLAEQRHLTRDDLDKVSTSHPIIVVRTCGHISCVNTKALELTGITDSVVDPPGGKYHRDTSGRLTGLLLESAHMAMFQHADYSEEEVQKGLAIASADFLELGITSVHDAGGYGTKHIRYLQKAVQEKTLKQRIYALYGSLSDSVSMVEAGIRSGMATGVGDDSFRIGPAKVFIDGSSSGPTCKMREGYTSNPADSGMLYMDQHALDRSLLSAYEHGWQLTAHAMGDQAVDMLLTTLERARSGRPGTRHRIEHSGFTPADLVQRLKAVRAVPIPNPAFLHEFGDGYRKDYGDRIEAMFPLHAFAQNDIPFAIGSDSPITTADPFVGIHAAITRQSKSGRSVGAEQGITLEEALRAYTWGGAYASGEEDVKGSLKPGMLADLIILDRPVLNTPIQQLPEVTVDETILDGKTVFHKLKEDVY
- a CDS encoding M20 family metallo-hydrolase, encoding MEINDTRYENHINTLAEIGKIGETGVCRLAHSKKDREAVDIVKGWMEEAGLETKIDTFGNLIGRKEGKNPDLPILMMGSHIDSQPYGGRYDGTAGALAAIEVVHTMKDKGMQAERTMEVVCFSDEEGSRFNKGVFGVRGLIGQLEEGELQRKDKEGVTRLEALREFGVEPDLSQSPVYKPGDIEAFLEMHIEQGPVLESKDKPIGIVSAISGPIWLTVTLEGFAGHAGSVPMNMRQDALLGAASIIKNFNALIQEEGTPNTVGTVGSIENFPNSRNIISEKVSFTIDLRDIDVEARSNLEKKTHAIIETAATEYNLEFSVTEDTKSEPRYCADWIKDIMKEEDDKLGYDSPVLMSGPFHDALFMSYISDYGMIFVRCEKGISHNPLEFAEMDDLTKGVELLYQTASRIANID
- a CDS encoding class I SAM-dependent methyltransferase produces the protein MNTVKSYWDKRYEAGKLWGDQPCPSVALALPFLVVNGAGSILVPGCGYGRNSRAFAERGFHVLGTDVSSEALRQATADKPEVMEQLRYERMDIREMAAGESFDAVFLSNVLHLFLEKDRKKVLAACDKHLHKGGLLLFTCLSTADKKNYGTGAEVEPHTFHHNGKTLRFYDKRAVMDELPDGYTLLECREHIQTELYPSGQREDLVLWFVAARKKGAE
- a CDS encoding GNAT family N-acetyltransferase yields the protein MEWNGDGTMRPCSSSDHAVVTRKMKAWWGGRELSLPKLFFDHFQDTSFIVEVNGEIVGFLIGFLSQSREEEAYIHFVGVDPAYRKLGIAAALYDRFFEKVVEHGRLRVRAITSPVNRLSIAYHTRMGFTVVPGDKVVDGVEVHVDYDGKGVERVLFVKDLKGRSG